In one Mycobacterium sp. NBC_00419 genomic region, the following are encoded:
- the pstA gene encoding phosphate ABC transporter permease PstA — MTSTLDRPVKAPTFQGVSLRRKVVNNTATVLVSASVAVAVVPLLWVLYAVISKGYKVVLDSTWWSNSQAGMTAFAAGGGVYHALIGTLLQGLVCAVISIPIGVFTGIYLVEYGGGTRLGKITTFMVDILTGVPSIVAALFIYALWVATLGFPRSGFAVSLALVLLMIPVIVRSTEEMLRIVPMDLREASYALGVPKWKTIARIVIPTALSGIVTGIMLALARVMGETAPLLILVGYSQAMNFDMFGGFMGSLPGMMYDQTSAGAGANPVPTDRLWGAALTLVLLIAILNIGARFISKFFSPKKV, encoded by the coding sequence ATGACCTCCACACTGGACCGACCGGTCAAGGCGCCCACGTTCCAAGGTGTGAGCTTGCGCCGCAAGGTGGTCAACAACACCGCCACGGTGCTGGTGTCGGCGTCGGTGGCTGTTGCTGTGGTGCCGCTGCTGTGGGTGCTGTACGCGGTGATCTCCAAGGGCTACAAAGTCGTTCTCGACAGCACCTGGTGGTCCAACTCCCAGGCGGGTATGACGGCGTTCGCAGCCGGCGGTGGCGTGTACCACGCGCTTATCGGCACGCTGCTGCAAGGTCTGGTCTGCGCTGTCATCTCGATCCCCATCGGCGTGTTCACCGGTATCTATCTCGTCGAGTACGGCGGCGGCACCAGGCTGGGCAAGATCACCACGTTCATGGTGGACATCCTCACCGGTGTGCCCTCGATCGTGGCGGCGCTGTTCATCTACGCCCTCTGGGTGGCAACGCTCGGCTTCCCGCGCTCCGGCTTCGCGGTGTCGCTGGCACTGGTGTTGCTGATGATCCCAGTGATCGTCCGCTCCACCGAGGAGATGCTGCGCATCGTGCCGATGGATCTGCGCGAGGCCAGTTACGCCCTCGGTGTGCCGAAGTGGAAAACCATTGCGCGCATTGTTATTCCGACGGCGTTGTCGGGCATCGTCACCGGCATCATGCTGGCCTTGGCCCGCGTGATGGGCGAGACCGCGCCACTACTGATCCTGGTCGGCTACTCGCAGGCGATGAACTTCGACATGTTCGGCGGCTTCATGGGGTCGCTGCCCGGCATGATGTATGACCAGACCTCGGCCGGAGCGGGTGCCAACCCGGTTCCCACTGATCGGCTTTGGGGCGCGGCCCTCACGCTGGTCCTGCTGATCGCGATCCTGAACATCGGCGCGCGTTTCATCTCAAAGTTCTTCTCTCCCAAGAAGGTGTAG
- the pstC gene encoding phosphate ABC transporter permease subunit PstC yields MSDGVDVTTPNPADAGSGEVVAAPIPEKPAVPTDPSGHSKVRPGDAIFRGLSEGAGILIIVMIAAIGFFLVWRAVPALQRNEVNFFTYGGNWITTDTSKMTFGIFDLIQVTVFVSLFALVLAMPVALGIAIFLTQYAPRRVAGPLGYMVDLLAAVPSIIYGVWGIYVLAPVIKPLAMWLNGNLGWLFLFQTGNASVAGGGTIFTAGIVLAVMILPIITAVAREVFVQTPRGQIEAALALGATRWEVVRTTVLPFGLSGYISGAMLGLGRALGETIALLIILRGTQKAFGWSLFDAGYTFASKIASAASEFNDQYKAGAYIAAGLVLFILTFVVNSLARAAVAGRGAR; encoded by the coding sequence GTGAGCGATGGGGTAGACGTGACCACACCTAATCCGGCAGATGCGGGTTCGGGTGAGGTCGTCGCGGCGCCGATACCCGAGAAGCCCGCGGTGCCGACGGATCCTTCGGGTCACTCCAAGGTGCGGCCCGGGGACGCGATCTTCCGAGGCCTCTCGGAGGGCGCGGGCATCCTGATCATCGTCATGATCGCCGCGATCGGCTTCTTCCTCGTCTGGCGTGCGGTGCCGGCGTTGCAGCGCAACGAGGTGAACTTCTTCACCTACGGCGGGAACTGGATCACCACCGACACCTCGAAGATGACCTTCGGCATCTTCGACCTGATCCAGGTCACGGTGTTCGTCTCGCTGTTCGCTCTTGTCCTGGCCATGCCCGTCGCGTTGGGTATTGCGATCTTCTTGACGCAGTACGCTCCGCGGCGGGTGGCCGGGCCGCTGGGCTACATGGTGGATCTGCTTGCTGCGGTGCCGTCGATCATCTACGGCGTCTGGGGCATCTACGTGCTGGCCCCGGTGATCAAGCCCTTGGCGATGTGGTTGAACGGAAACCTCGGGTGGCTGTTCCTGTTTCAGACAGGGAACGCGTCAGTGGCCGGTGGCGGCACGATCTTCACCGCCGGCATCGTGCTGGCGGTGATGATCCTGCCGATCATCACCGCGGTCGCCCGGGAGGTGTTCGTCCAGACACCTCGTGGCCAGATCGAGGCGGCGCTGGCGCTGGGCGCCACTCGCTGGGAAGTCGTACGGACGACCGTGCTGCCGTTCGGGCTGTCCGGTTACATCAGCGGCGCGATGCTGGGCCTCGGCCGCGCACTCGGTGAGACGATCGCACTGTTGATCATCCTGCGTGGAACCCAGAAAGCGTTCGGCTGGTCGCTGTTCGACGCCGGCTACACGTTCGCCAGCAAGATCGCCTCGGCCGCTTCGGAATTCAATGACCAGTACAAGGCCGGCGCCTATATCGCAGCGGGCTTGGTTCTGTTCATCCTGACGTTTGTCGTCAACTCGCTGGCCCGTGCCGCGGTTGCCGGAAGGGGTGCCCGATGA
- the pstB gene encoding phosphate ABC transporter ATP-binding protein PstB — translation MAKRLDLKDVNIYYGAFHAVADVSLAVPPRSVTAFIGPSGCGKSTVLRCLNRMHEVIPGAYVKGSVLLDGEDIYGSGVDPVGVRKTIGMVFQRPNPFPTMSIRDNVVAGLKLQGVRNRKVLDETAERSLKGANLWNEVKDRLDKPGGGLSGGQQQRLCIARAIAVQPDVLLMDEPCSALDPISTLAIEDLIAELKQDFTIVIVTHNMQQAARVSDQTAFFNLEATGKPGKLVEVDNTEKIFSNPSQKATEDYISGRFG, via the coding sequence ATGGCCAAGCGGCTTGATCTCAAAGACGTCAACATCTACTACGGTGCGTTCCACGCCGTCGCCGACGTGTCGCTAGCGGTTCCGCCGCGCAGCGTCACCGCATTCATCGGGCCCTCCGGCTGTGGCAAATCCACGGTGTTGCGCTGCCTCAACCGCATGCACGAGGTCATCCCCGGCGCATACGTCAAGGGCTCAGTGCTTCTCGACGGTGAGGACATCTACGGCTCCGGCGTCGACCCGGTGGGTGTTCGCAAGACCATCGGTATGGTCTTCCAGCGCCCGAACCCGTTCCCCACCATGTCGATTCGCGACAACGTGGTGGCCGGACTCAAGCTGCAGGGCGTGCGCAACCGCAAGGTGCTCGATGAGACCGCGGAGCGTTCACTCAAGGGTGCCAATCTGTGGAACGAGGTCAAAGACCGGCTCGACAAGCCCGGCGGCGGTCTGTCGGGCGGTCAGCAGCAGCGGCTGTGCATCGCCCGTGCGATCGCCGTGCAACCTGACGTGCTGCTGATGGACGAGCCGTGCTCGGCGCTGGACCCGATCTCGACGCTGGCCATCGAGGACCTGATCGCCGAACTCAAGCAGGACTTCACGATCGTGATCGTCACGCACAACATGCAGCAGGCCGCGCGGGTCAGCGACCAGACGGCATTCTTCAACCTCGAGGCCACCGGCAAGCCGGGCAAGCTCGTCGAGGTCGACAACACCGAGAAGATCTTCTCCAACCCGAGCCAGAAGGCCACTGAGGATTACATCTCCGGCCGCTTCGGTTAG
- the phoU gene encoding phosphate signaling complex protein PhoU produces MRTAYHEQLDALNNQLAEMCRMAGVAMERATQALLQADLVLAEQVITDHEQISAASARAEEAAFVLLALQAPVAGDLRAIVSSIQIVADVDRMGALALHVAKISRRRHPQHTLPEEVNGYFAEMGRVAVELGNSAREVLLSRDPEKARRIREEDDAMDDLHRHLFTVMMDREWKHGVAAAVDVTLLGRFYERFADHAVEIARRVIFQVTGRLPEEEEIPTY; encoded by the coding sequence ATGCGGACCGCTTACCACGAGCAACTCGATGCTCTGAACAACCAGCTGGCCGAGATGTGTCGGATGGCCGGCGTGGCGATGGAGCGCGCCACCCAGGCGCTGTTGCAGGCCGACCTGGTGCTGGCCGAACAGGTCATCACCGACCACGAGCAGATCTCGGCGGCCAGTGCCCGCGCCGAGGAAGCGGCCTTCGTACTGCTCGCCCTGCAGGCGCCGGTGGCCGGTGACCTGCGTGCGATCGTCAGTTCTATCCAGATCGTCGCCGATGTCGACCGGATGGGCGCGCTGGCTCTGCACGTCGCCAAGATCTCCCGCCGGCGGCACCCGCAACACACGCTTCCCGAAGAGGTCAACGGCTACTTCGCCGAAATGGGCCGTGTGGCAGTTGAATTGGGCAACAGTGCCCGCGAGGTACTGCTGTCACGCGACCCTGAGAAGGCCCGCCGCATCCGCGAAGAAGACGATGCGATGGACGACCTGCACCGCCACCTGTTCACCGTGATGATGGACCGGGAATGGAAGCACGGCGTCGCCGCGGCGGTCGACGTGACCCTGCTCGGGCGGTTCTACGAGCGCTTCGCCGACCATGCGGTGGAGATCGCCCGCCGGGTGATCTTCCAGGTGACCGGCCGGCTGCCCGAGGAAGAAGAGATCCCGACGTACTGA
- a CDS encoding LCP family protein has product MSDGDNATPGQHRGSEPEGNERITRTPRPAQSRTPWERAAASHRAPEAPKTGPAPSGNHTEGVPVADLIAKVAGASAPGGPARRRAEQPAGPPDNSADRTEPIPVLAAAYADELPDLEALNRARGTLAADPSPAPAAPPPPATVQGKTGKTAKARSAKKTKKTTSRKPVILAGRSAAALFAVAALALTGGAWQWQSAKNDLLRNVAALDPNSHDILDPNAQFGDENFLIVGVDTRTGANGEMGAGSTADAEGARSDTIMLVNIPADRKRVVAVSFPRDLAITPMKCQAWNSETGEYGPVYDQNTGEWSDDWRYTETKINSAYALGGPKCLVKVIQKMSGLSINRFMAVDFAGFSKMVDALGGVEVCSTTPLEDYELGTVLASAGRQTLDGHTALNYVRARQVTTEVNGDYGRIKRQQLFLSSLLRSMISKDTLFSLSKLNNVVNMFIDDTYVDNVRTKDLVDLGQSLQGINAGRITFVTVPTTGITDADGNEEPRTEDIRALFDAIINDDPLPGENDTNATTSPMTAAKKAEEAAPSATAEKPVETTQTELVNAVTTNPTDVTVQVSNATGQEGLGANAAAALQEHGFNVLEPDDYDGTVSGTTVMFSAGNEEAAATVAAAFPNAAMERVDGLGQTVQVVLGSNFDTVAAPPPSGSAVSVQVSHDSSSTPTQLPEDLTVTNGADVTCE; this is encoded by the coding sequence ATGAGTGACGGCGATAACGCCACTCCTGGCCAGCACCGCGGTTCTGAGCCCGAGGGCAACGAGCGCATCACCCGCACACCGAGACCAGCGCAGAGCCGCACACCCTGGGAGCGCGCCGCCGCCTCACACCGTGCCCCCGAGGCGCCGAAGACCGGCCCTGCCCCGTCCGGTAACCACACCGAAGGCGTCCCAGTCGCGGACCTGATCGCCAAGGTGGCCGGGGCGTCTGCGCCTGGTGGTCCCGCCCGGCGCCGGGCAGAGCAGCCCGCCGGACCGCCCGACAACTCCGCGGACCGCACCGAGCCCATCCCGGTCCTAGCGGCGGCCTACGCCGACGAATTGCCCGACCTCGAAGCGCTCAACCGCGCCCGTGGGACGCTGGCCGCCGACCCCAGCCCGGCGCCCGCCGCACCGCCACCTCCTGCCACTGTGCAGGGCAAGACGGGCAAGACGGCCAAGGCACGCTCAGCGAAAAAGACGAAGAAGACCACGTCACGCAAGCCGGTGATACTGGCCGGCCGGTCAGCAGCGGCGCTGTTCGCGGTGGCCGCCCTGGCATTGACCGGTGGAGCCTGGCAGTGGCAGTCAGCCAAGAACGATCTACTGCGCAATGTGGCCGCCCTGGATCCGAATTCGCACGACATCCTCGACCCCAACGCCCAGTTCGGCGACGAGAACTTCCTGATCGTCGGCGTCGACACCCGCACCGGCGCCAACGGCGAGATGGGCGCCGGCAGCACGGCCGACGCCGAAGGTGCCCGCTCGGACACGATCATGCTGGTGAACATCCCAGCGGACCGAAAACGCGTGGTGGCGGTGTCGTTCCCCCGCGATCTGGCGATCACCCCGATGAAATGTCAGGCCTGGAACTCCGAAACCGGCGAGTACGGCCCGGTGTACGACCAGAACACCGGCGAGTGGAGCGACGACTGGCGCTACACCGAGACCAAGATCAACTCGGCATATGCCCTGGGCGGCCCGAAGTGCCTGGTCAAGGTCATTCAAAAGATGTCCGGCCTGTCGATCAACCGATTCATGGCTGTGGACTTCGCCGGGTTCTCCAAGATGGTCGACGCCCTGGGCGGTGTCGAGGTGTGCAGCACCACGCCGCTGGAGGACTACGAACTCGGGACCGTCCTGGCCAGCGCCGGGCGCCAGACCCTCGACGGGCACACCGCGCTGAACTACGTACGGGCGCGCCAAGTCACCACCGAGGTCAATGGCGACTACGGGCGCATCAAGCGCCAACAGCTGTTCCTGTCCTCGCTGCTGCGCTCGATGATCTCCAAGGACACGTTGTTCAGCCTCAGCAAGCTGAACAACGTCGTCAACATGTTCATCGACGACACCTACGTCGACAACGTCCGGACCAAGGACCTCGTTGACCTGGGCCAGTCGCTGCAGGGCATCAACGCGGGCCGGATCACCTTCGTCACCGTGCCGACCACCGGCATCACCGACGCCGACGGCAACGAGGAGCCCCGCACCGAGGACATCCGGGCGCTCTTCGACGCGATCATCAACGACGATCCGCTGCCCGGCGAGAACGACACCAACGCAACCACCAGCCCGATGACGGCGGCCAAAAAGGCCGAGGAGGCCGCGCCGAGCGCCACCGCGGAAAAGCCCGTCGAGACGACACAGACCGAGCTGGTCAACGCCGTGACGACCAACCCCACAGACGTGACCGTGCAGGTGTCCAACGCCACCGGCCAGGAAGGGCTCGGCGCCAATGCCGCGGCGGCGCTGCAGGAGCACGGGTTCAACGTGCTCGAACCCGACGACTACGACGGCACCGTCAGCGGCACCACCGTGATGTTCTCGGCGGGCAACGAAGAGGCCGCCGCGACCGTCGCCGCTGCCTTCCCGAACGCGGCGATGGAGCGGGTCGACGGCCTTGGTCAGACGGTTCAGGTGGTGCTCGGTTCGAACTTCGATACCGTCGCCGCGCCCCCGCCGAGCGGCTCCGCGGTGAGCGTGCAGGTCAGCCACGACTCCAGCAGCACCCCCACCCAGCTGCCCGAGGACCTCACCGTCACCAACGGCGCGGACGTCACCTGCGAATAG
- the pstS gene encoding phosphate ABC transporter substrate-binding protein PstS produces MNLNRFGKAFFVTVSATAITGLTLTACGSDNNAGSSSSTAASGSSASSADCGGKNSLTAEGSTAQQNAIAVFNQVWGQKCPGKNLSYNPTGSGAGVTQFIAGQVDFAGSDSALSKDQPDQAAKRCGGNPAWNLPLVFGPVALAYNLPGVDKVVVNGDVLAKIFSGGITNWNDPAIAALNAGATLPDQKITPIYRSDSSGTTDNFQKYLTAAAPQSWTKGAGKEFQGGAGEGAQKSAGVIQAVQATPGSIGYVEKGFATQAGAAVAQIDTGSGPVELTDDTAKKAIDSAKFKAEGNDLVLDLDSIYATKEAGAYPLILATYEIVCSKGYDADTAAAVKSFLTVAANYGQDGLPAAGYVPLPDAFKQRLLTAVTAIQ; encoded by the coding sequence AGGTTTGGCAAGGCGTTCTTCGTAACCGTGTCTGCGACGGCCATCACCGGGTTGACGCTCACCGCATGCGGAAGCGACAACAACGCCGGGTCGTCCTCCTCGACCGCCGCGTCGGGATCGTCGGCCTCCTCCGCTGATTGCGGCGGCAAGAACTCGCTGACCGCCGAGGGCTCGACCGCCCAGCAGAACGCGATCGCGGTGTTCAACCAGGTCTGGGGCCAGAAGTGCCCGGGCAAGAACCTGTCCTACAACCCGACCGGCTCCGGTGCGGGCGTCACCCAGTTCATCGCTGGCCAGGTCGATTTCGCCGGCTCGGACTCGGCGCTGTCGAAGGATCAGCCGGACCAGGCCGCCAAGCGCTGCGGCGGAAACCCGGCGTGGAACCTGCCGCTGGTCTTCGGTCCCGTCGCGCTGGCCTACAACCTGCCCGGTGTGGACAAGGTCGTCGTCAACGGCGACGTGCTGGCCAAGATCTTCAGCGGTGGCATCACCAACTGGAACGACCCGGCCATCGCCGCATTGAACGCCGGCGCGACCCTGCCGGACCAGAAGATCACCCCGATCTACCGCTCGGATTCCTCGGGTACCACCGACAACTTCCAGAAGTACCTGACCGCTGCCGCTCCGCAGAGCTGGACCAAGGGCGCGGGCAAGGAGTTCCAGGGCGGCGCGGGCGAGGGCGCCCAGAAGTCCGCCGGTGTGATCCAGGCCGTGCAGGCCACCCCCGGGTCGATCGGCTACGTCGAGAAGGGCTTCGCCACCCAGGCCGGTGCTGCCGTGGCGCAGATCGACACCGGTTCAGGTCCGGTGGAACTGACCGACGACACCGCGAAGAAGGCCATCGACTCCGCGAAGTTCAAGGCCGAGGGCAACGACCTCGTGCTCGATCTGGATTCGATCTACGCCACCAAGGAGGCGGGCGCCTACCCGCTGATCCTGGCGACCTACGAGATCGTCTGCTCCAAGGGCTACGACGCCGACACTGCTGCCGCGGTGAAGTCGTTCCTGACGGTGGCCGCCAACTACGGCCAGGACGGTCTCCCGGCCGCCGGCTACGTGCCGCTGCCTGATGCGTTCAAGCAGCGTCTGCTGACCGCAGTCACCGCAATCCAGTAG